The genomic segment ATAAGGGGAGATAAACGTGCCTAATTTATTATTAAAAGAATGGATTGTAAATCGATCGACGATCATCACCTCCATGATCATCTTGCCCTTGCTTTCCTTTCTTATCAGTAATGGGCATGGCCAGGTGCCGGTTTATTTTGCGATCATTTTAGGGTGCATGTACCCTTTTCTTAGTGGCATGAACGAAAAAAATAACAGTGACATCCTGATTAACAGTTTACCTGTGGAACGGAAAGAAATCGTTGCAGCTAAATATACGTCTTCTATATTGCTTGGCATGATTTTGACCATCATCGTGGCCGCAATCAATTCACTCGTTCCCATGTTTGCGGATAGTCGATTTTTTGAATTGGTATTAAGTATTTCCGCTATTGGACTGTTTATTTCAATATTTTACCCGATGTTATACCTGTTAGGTCCCAGG from the Bacilli bacterium genome contains:
- a CDS encoding ABC-2 transporter permease, with the translated sequence MPNLLLKEWIVNRSTIITSMIILPLLSFLISNGHGQVPVYFAIILGCMYPFLSGMNEKNNSDILINSLPVERKEIVAAKYTSSILLGMILTIIVAAINSLVPMFADSRFFELVLSISAIGLFISIFYPMLYLLGPRFVMFGMIVFFACSFTIFPIVINMGLSNGFWGLANTYRQIPTIQLSMALLGITAIILVISWFISVNIYKRKTLNG